A single window of Archangium gephyra DNA harbors:
- a CDS encoding NAD-binding protein codes for MKIIIAGGGRVGGTLAARLVAEQHQVTVVERDANTCHRLFEDIGVVTVCGDANDPSVLESAGISGADIAAGVLARDAENLAFSTLVRSMSSARVMVRMLDSRYRQAYKLAGVSELVAEAEVVVAKMTTAIDFPQVAGSLPLAAGTAILFELEVSPKALVAGRTVAQVRGQPEFPRECVFIGLVDPEGRITLPDGNTVLRAGHTIILVARRAELARAVEYLTAEAQRQTDTPLAEMLRKVDFLAPLNDEQLASVARGADYLRKEAGETLFKKGDAGESFYVVVSGEVNLLAEGGRLVEVVKAGGFFGEIALLTGEPRATSAKAATACELAAVGREDFQGMVMANPTVALEMSRILGQRLARMAQQERAPQKRKGLFGR; via the coding sequence ATGAAGATCATCATCGCGGGTGGCGGACGGGTGGGCGGGACGCTGGCGGCGCGGCTGGTGGCGGAGCAGCACCAGGTGACGGTGGTGGAGCGGGATGCGAACACCTGCCACCGGCTCTTCGAGGACATTGGCGTGGTGACGGTGTGCGGGGATGCGAACGACCCGTCGGTGCTGGAGTCGGCGGGCATCTCGGGGGCGGACATCGCGGCGGGGGTGCTGGCGCGCGACGCGGAGAACCTGGCCTTCTCCACGCTGGTGCGCTCCATGAGCAGCGCGCGCGTCATGGTGCGCATGTTGGACAGCCGCTACCGCCAGGCCTACAAGCTGGCCGGGGTGAGCGAGCTGGTGGCGGAGGCCGAGGTGGTGGTGGCGAAGATGACCACGGCCATCGACTTCCCGCAGGTGGCGGGCTCGCTGCCGCTGGCGGCGGGGACGGCCATCCTCTTCGAGCTGGAGGTGAGCCCGAAGGCGCTGGTGGCCGGGCGCACGGTGGCGCAGGTGCGCGGCCAGCCCGAGTTCCCGCGCGAGTGCGTGTTCATCGGCCTGGTGGACCCGGAGGGCCGCATCACGTTGCCGGACGGGAACACGGTGCTGCGCGCGGGCCACACCATCATCCTCGTGGCGCGCCGCGCCGAGCTGGCCCGGGCCGTGGAGTACCTCACCGCCGAGGCCCAGCGCCAGACCGACACGCCGCTGGCGGAGATGCTGCGCAAGGTGGACTTCCTCGCACCGCTCAACGACGAGCAGCTGGCCTCGGTGGCGCGCGGCGCCGACTACCTGCGCAAGGAGGCCGGCGAGACGCTCTTCAAGAAGGGCGACGCGGGCGAGTCCTTCTACGTCGTCGTCTCCGGCGAGGTGAACCTGCTGGCCGAGGGCGGGCGGCTGGTGGAGGTGGTGAAGGCGGGAGGCTTCTTCGGGGAGATCGCCCTGCTCACGGGGGAGCCGCGCGCCACGAGCGCCAAGGCCGCCACGGCGTGCGAGCTGGCCGCCGTGGGCCGCGAGGACTTCCAGGGCATGGTGATGGCCAACCCCACCGTGGCGCTGGAGATGAGCCGCATCCTCGGGCAGCGGCTGGCGAGGATGGCGCAGCAGGAGCGCGCGCCCCAGAAGCGCAAGGGCCTGTTCGGCCGCTGA
- a CDS encoding DUF4142 domain-containing protein, whose amino-acid sequence MRHIANALLVVGMLWAAQGQARDKTMDYRGMKFSTDPKQFVDRMLYLHGEIIDEGRMAQRNSQSPQVKELSETLVKSHQAFDERLKKHLKEQKLQPGTFKSTTDEERGTVALEKSTENKLKTLSGDAFDQAFLAAQVSDHDRLLMSVLAGQQMFSGQPLGAVLAEMQPELLKLREQAYQLLGQQAASLGTGGAGTDTGNAPKDDGKK is encoded by the coding sequence ATGAGACACATCGCGAACGCACTGCTGGTCGTTGGAATGCTGTGGGCCGCCCAGGGACAGGCCCGCGACAAGACGATGGACTACCGGGGGATGAAGTTCTCCACCGACCCCAAGCAGTTCGTCGACCGGATGCTCTACCTGCACGGGGAGATCATCGACGAGGGCCGCATGGCCCAGCGCAACAGCCAGTCACCGCAGGTGAAGGAACTGTCCGAGACGCTGGTGAAGAGCCACCAGGCCTTCGATGAGCGGCTGAAGAAGCACCTCAAGGAGCAGAAGCTGCAGCCCGGTACCTTCAAGTCCACCACGGACGAGGAGCGGGGCACCGTCGCGCTCGAGAAGTCCACCGAGAACAAGCTCAAGACGCTCTCGGGCGATGCGTTCGATCAGGCCTTCCTCGCCGCGCAGGTGAGCGACCATGACCGGCTGCTCATGAGCGTGCTGGCGGGCCAGCAGATGTTCTCCGGACAGCCGCTCGGCGCGGTGCTCGCGGAGATGCAGCCCGAGTTGCTGAAGCTCCGGGAGCAGGCCTACCAGCTCCTGGGTCAGCAGGCGGCGAGCCTCGGCACGGGTGGCGCCGGCACGGACACGGGCAACGCCCCCAAGGACGACGGGAAGAAGTAG
- a CDS encoding DUF4419 domain-containing protein, whose protein sequence is MTTPSVTFAVDDVTPAPFPLQECGLAESLAARLKEPVLGSSHGPQVRFISPSDTHPLMAAVHLAFSDHRPLVLSPDLVWVTIAQGLALHIVQNAEALRFDLVRHQGKKQLVVPRTDWDFSSAEFWNEVVGDFSALLRQESTAVHDLMVCDFSTTGTVERVVSQVVLMDALREYFDYVLACICGIPTITLEGTPADWSRLREKAGQLSRYGLDWWVQHLLPICDQFVRASQGNADRAFWKDIYKPREIYGGDVINGWICKLFPFIRNGVTGQYDIQNPVFESDPNAPEDEGGRFGGPPGWIQSDTLPTGLSRVPLALVEHTPEGRKTRSLALTAGFLGVSQSSSTMALRPELGWVVHEDLGLEGLLRRMGEEHPVSPPLPREAFLAWREQWSDSGLPADILRLYSTCDGASLFGGRGTPSYRLRPARELEFRHERRWLRLRSPEEKEAMEERIREMDMAGEIPDEVLWVLSRPSGWTRFCDLADGGFLAFNFNYRDGQQLPIVWVKDAQATHGERVADTLEQFLQRALDSKGRPYFQEPGFTPGERVALS, encoded by the coding sequence ATGACCACCCCCAGCGTGACCTTCGCCGTGGACGATGTCACCCCGGCTCCCTTTCCCCTCCAGGAGTGCGGCCTCGCCGAGTCGCTCGCGGCGAGGTTGAAGGAGCCGGTGCTCGGTTCCTCTCATGGGCCCCAGGTCCGCTTCATCTCACCCTCGGACACGCACCCGCTCATGGCCGCGGTGCACCTGGCCTTCAGCGATCACCGTCCGCTGGTGCTCTCACCCGACCTCGTCTGGGTGACCATCGCCCAGGGGCTCGCGCTGCACATCGTCCAGAACGCGGAGGCCCTGCGCTTCGACCTGGTCCGGCACCAGGGCAAGAAGCAGCTCGTGGTGCCGCGCACGGACTGGGACTTCTCCTCGGCGGAGTTCTGGAACGAGGTCGTCGGCGACTTCTCCGCGCTGCTCCGGCAGGAGAGCACGGCCGTGCACGACTTGATGGTGTGCGATTTCTCGACGACGGGCACCGTCGAGCGCGTGGTCAGTCAGGTGGTGCTGATGGACGCGCTGCGCGAGTACTTCGACTACGTCCTGGCGTGCATCTGCGGCATCCCCACCATCACGCTCGAGGGCACCCCGGCGGACTGGAGCCGGCTCCGCGAGAAGGCCGGGCAGCTCTCCCGGTATGGGCTGGACTGGTGGGTCCAGCACCTGCTGCCCATCTGCGACCAGTTCGTGCGGGCCTCGCAGGGGAACGCGGATCGGGCGTTCTGGAAGGACATCTACAAGCCACGGGAGATCTACGGCGGAGACGTCATCAACGGGTGGATCTGCAAGCTGTTCCCCTTCATCCGCAACGGCGTCACCGGCCAGTACGACATCCAGAATCCGGTGTTCGAGTCCGATCCCAACGCGCCCGAGGACGAGGGCGGGCGGTTCGGCGGCCCGCCGGGGTGGATTCAGAGCGACACCCTGCCCACGGGCCTGTCGCGTGTCCCGCTCGCCCTCGTGGAGCACACGCCCGAGGGACGGAAGACGCGGAGCCTGGCCCTCACCGCGGGCTTCCTGGGGGTGAGCCAGTCCTCGAGCACGATGGCCCTGCGCCCCGAGCTCGGCTGGGTCGTCCATGAGGACCTCGGCCTGGAGGGCCTGCTGCGGCGCATGGGCGAGGAGCACCCGGTGAGCCCTCCGCTCCCACGGGAGGCGTTCCTGGCGTGGAGGGAGCAGTGGAGCGACTCCGGGCTGCCGGCCGACATCCTCCGTCTGTACAGCACCTGCGATGGGGCCTCGCTCTTTGGCGGGCGGGGCACGCCCTCGTACCGGCTCCGTCCCGCGCGGGAGCTCGAGTTCCGGCATGAGAGGCGCTGGCTGCGCTTGCGCTCCCCGGAGGAAAAGGAGGCGATGGAGGAGAGAATCCGAGAGATGGATATGGCGGGGGAGATACCGGATGAAGTGCTGTGGGTGCTGAGCAGACCGAGCGGCTGGACGCGCTTCTGCGACCTGGCGGACGGCGGCTTCCTGGCCTTCAACTTCAACTACCGGGACGGTCAGCAGCTGCCCATCGTCTGGGTGAAGGACGCCCAGGCCACGCATGGAGAGCGCGTCGCCGACACGCTGGAGCAGTTCCTCCAGCGGGCGCTCGACTCCAAGGGCCGCCCGTACTTCCAGGAGCCGGGGTTCACGCCGGGGGAGCGCGTCGCGCTGTCGTGA